A region of Thermobifida halotolerans DNA encodes the following proteins:
- a CDS encoding 2-oxoacid:acceptor oxidoreductase subunit alpha: protein MPKEIQQLDRVIIRFAGDSGDGMQLTGDRFTQETASFGNDLSTLPNFPAEIRAPAGTLPGVSSFQLHFADHDIMTPGDAPNVLVAMNPAALKANLEDMPKGATIIVNTDEFTKRALGKVGYAASPLEDGSLADYKVSPVPLTSLTVKALESFDISKKDAERAKNMFALGLLSWMYNRPTEGTLDFLRTKFAKKPEIMAANIAAFKAGWNFGETTEDFAVSYEVKPAALPSGRYRNITGNLALSYGLIAASRLTGLPLFLGSYPITPASDILHELSKHKRFGVRTFQAEDEIAGVGAALGASFGGALGVTTTSGPGMALKAETIGLAVMTELPLVVIDVQRGGPSTGLPTKTEQADLLMAMFGRNGESPLPVLAPRSPSDCFTIAVEAARIATKYRTPVILLSDGYLANGSEPWRIPDVAELPDLEVEFAHRPNGDDGEFLPYLRDAQTLARPWAVPGTPGLEHRIGGIEKSNRTGEISYAPANHDLMVRTRQAKVDGIAADIEPLEVDDPTGDADVLALGWGGTYGSIATAVRQIRRAGGRVAHAHLRHLNPFPANLEEVLRRYERVVVPEINLGQLALLLRGRFLVDVISYTKVRGLPFKSEELAGVLQEVIDRAE from the coding sequence GTGCCCAAAGAGATCCAACAACTCGACCGTGTCATCATCCGCTTCGCCGGGGACTCCGGCGACGGCATGCAGTTGACCGGTGATCGGTTCACCCAGGAAACCGCGTCCTTCGGCAACGACCTGTCCACACTGCCGAACTTCCCGGCGGAGATCCGTGCCCCCGCCGGGACGCTGCCCGGCGTGTCCAGCTTCCAGCTGCACTTCGCCGACCACGACATCATGACCCCGGGCGACGCCCCGAACGTGCTGGTGGCGATGAACCCGGCCGCGCTGAAGGCGAACCTGGAGGACATGCCCAAGGGCGCCACGATCATCGTCAACACCGACGAGTTCACCAAGCGCGCCCTGGGCAAGGTCGGCTACGCCGCCAGTCCGCTGGAGGACGGGTCGCTGGCCGACTACAAGGTCAGCCCGGTGCCGTTGACCTCGCTGACGGTCAAGGCGCTGGAGTCCTTCGACATCTCCAAGAAGGACGCCGAGCGCGCCAAGAACATGTTCGCGCTGGGACTGCTGTCGTGGATGTACAACCGTCCCACCGAGGGCACCCTCGACTTCCTGCGGACCAAGTTCGCCAAGAAGCCCGAGATCATGGCCGCCAACATCGCGGCGTTCAAGGCGGGCTGGAACTTCGGCGAGACCACCGAGGACTTCGCGGTCTCCTACGAGGTCAAGCCGGCCGCGCTGCCCTCGGGCCGCTACCGCAACATCACCGGCAACCTCGCCCTGTCCTACGGGCTGATCGCCGCCTCCCGACTCACCGGGCTCCCGTTGTTCCTGGGCTCCTACCCGATCACCCCGGCCTCCGACATCCTGCACGAGCTGTCCAAGCACAAGCGGTTCGGGGTGCGCACGTTCCAGGCCGAGGACGAGATCGCCGGCGTGGGAGCCGCGCTGGGCGCCTCCTTCGGAGGGGCGCTGGGCGTGACCACCACCTCGGGTCCGGGCATGGCGCTCAAGGCCGAGACCATCGGCCTGGCGGTGATGACCGAGCTGCCGCTGGTGGTCATCGACGTGCAGCGCGGCGGCCCCTCCACCGGTCTGCCCACCAAGACCGAGCAGGCCGACCTGCTGATGGCGATGTTCGGCCGCAACGGCGAGTCGCCGCTGCCGGTGCTGGCGCCGCGTTCGCCGTCGGACTGCTTCACCATCGCGGTCGAGGCCGCGCGCATCGCCACCAAGTACCGCACCCCCGTCATCCTCCTGTCCGACGGGTACCTGGCCAACGGCTCCGAGCCGTGGCGGATTCCGGACGTGGCCGAACTGCCCGACCTGGAGGTGGAGTTCGCGCACCGGCCCAACGGCGACGACGGCGAGTTCCTGCCGTACCTGCGGGACGCGCAGACGCTGGCGCGCCCGTGGGCGGTGCCGGGCACGCCCGGGCTGGAGCACCGCATCGGCGGCATCGAGAAGAGCAACCGGACCGGTGAGATCTCCTACGCCCCGGCCAACCACGACCTGATGGTGCGCACCCGGCAGGCCAAGGTCGACGGCATCGCCGCCGACATCGAGCCGCTGGAGGTGGACGACCCGACCGGTGACGCGGACGTGCTCGCGCTGGGCTGGGGCGGCACCTACGGGTCGATCGCCACGGCGGTGCGCCAGATCCGCCGGGCGGGCGGCAGAGTGGCACACGCCCACCTGCGGCATCTCAACCCGTTCCCGGCCAACCTGGAGGAGGTGCTGCGCCGCTACGAGCGGGTGGTGGTGCCCGAGATCAACCTCGGCCAGTTGGCCCTGCTGCTGCGCGGCCGCTTCCTGGTCGACGTCATCAGCTACACCAAGGTGCGTGGCCTGCCGTTCAAGTCCGAGGAACTGGCGGGTGTGTTGCAGGAGGTCATCGACCGTGCCGAGTGA
- a CDS encoding 2-oxoacid:ferredoxin oxidoreductase subunit beta has translation MPSENNSNGSAFRGLSLVPASTTQYKMKDFKSDQEVRWCPGCGDYAILSAFQGFLPELGVPRENIVVISGIGCSSRFPYYLSTYGMHSIHGRAPAIATGLAASRPDLSVWVVTGDGDALSIGGNHLVHALRRNVNLNILMFNNRIYGLTKGQYSPTSETGKVTKSSPMGSLDTPFNPVSLALGAGATFVARTVDSDRKHLTGVLRAAADHPGASFVEIYQNCPIFNDDAFAPVKEPGERDMRLLRLEHGQPLTLGEDRGVVFGDYGELAVADVAEVGEDRLVVHDAHRDDPAYAFALSRLDEPAFAHVPVGVFRNVDRPTYDQAMSDQVALAEQSQGPGDLAELLAGNDTWTVG, from the coding sequence GTGCCGAGTGAGAACAACAGCAACGGGTCCGCGTTCCGCGGCCTGAGCCTGGTGCCCGCGAGCACCACCCAGTACAAGATGAAGGACTTCAAGTCCGACCAGGAGGTGCGCTGGTGCCCCGGCTGCGGGGACTACGCCATCCTCTCGGCCTTCCAGGGCTTCCTGCCCGAGTTGGGGGTGCCGCGCGAGAACATCGTGGTCATCTCCGGCATCGGCTGCTCCTCCCGGTTCCCGTACTACCTGTCCACCTACGGCATGCACTCGATCCACGGGCGTGCGCCCGCGATCGCCACGGGTCTGGCGGCCTCCCGTCCGGACCTGAGCGTGTGGGTGGTCACCGGGGACGGGGACGCGCTGTCGATCGGCGGCAACCACCTCGTCCACGCGCTGCGCCGCAACGTCAACCTCAACATCCTGATGTTCAACAACCGGATCTACGGGTTGACCAAGGGCCAGTACTCCCCCACCTCCGAGACGGGCAAGGTCACCAAGTCCTCGCCCATGGGCTCGCTGGACACCCCCTTCAACCCGGTCTCGCTCGCGCTGGGCGCCGGCGCCACGTTCGTGGCGCGCACCGTGGACTCGGACCGCAAGCACCTGACCGGGGTGCTGCGCGCCGCCGCCGACCACCCGGGCGCGTCCTTCGTGGAGATCTACCAGAACTGCCCGATCTTCAACGACGACGCGTTCGCGCCGGTCAAGGAGCCGGGCGAGCGGGACATGCGGCTGCTGCGCCTGGAACACGGCCAGCCGCTGACGCTCGGTGAGGACCGGGGCGTGGTGTTCGGCGACTACGGCGAGCTGGCCGTCGCCGACGTGGCCGAGGTGGGCGAGGACCGGCTGGTGGTCCACGACGCCCACCGCGACGACCCGGCCTACGCCTTCGCGCTGTCCCGACTGGACGAGCCCGCGTTCGCGCACGTGCCCGTCGGTGTGTTCCGCAACGTGGACCGGCCCACCTACGACCAGGCCATGAGCGACCAGGTCGCCCTGGCCGAGCAGTCACAGGGCCCCGGTGACCTGGCCGAACTCCTCGCCGGCAACGACACCTGGACCGTCGGCTAG
- a CDS encoding phosphatase PAP2 family protein: MVATAAAVPFLSLVALVVGGWGPLLSLDSAVAERSYTWVRPRPELAHGLQLWTEAFGTWSMRIVCLLTAAWLAVRRLFVTALWACTAVFTANLAGLVTKLTVARPRPEFADPVSVGVGPSFPSGHALMAVVGAGVLLLAVLPLLRGVWRGVAWVAAVAVAASTALSRPLLGVHWLSDIAAGASLGVCVLALTLLAWTFLPAAVRRWDLPVRP; this comes from the coding sequence GTGGTGGCGACCGCGGCCGCGGTCCCGTTCCTCTCCCTGGTCGCGCTGGTTGTCGGAGGCTGGGGTCCGCTGCTGTCCCTGGACTCCGCCGTCGCGGAACGGTCGTACACGTGGGTGCGCCCCCGCCCGGAACTGGCGCACGGACTCCAGTTGTGGACGGAGGCGTTCGGCACCTGGTCGATGCGGATCGTCTGCCTGCTGACCGCCGCCTGGCTGGCGGTGCGCCGCCTCTTCGTCACCGCCCTGTGGGCGTGCACGGCGGTGTTCACCGCGAATCTGGCCGGGCTGGTCACCAAGCTCACCGTGGCGCGCCCCCGACCCGAGTTCGCCGATCCGGTCTCCGTGGGCGTGGGCCCCTCCTTCCCCTCCGGTCACGCGCTGATGGCCGTCGTCGGCGCGGGGGTGCTGCTGCTCGCGGTTCTGCCGCTGCTGCGGGGGGTCTGGCGCGGCGTGGCGTGGGTCGCGGCGGTCGCCGTCGCGGCGAGCACCGCGCTGAGCCGTCCGCTGCTGGGCGTGCACTGGCTCAGCGACATCGCCGCCGGGGCGAGCCTGGGCGTGTGCGTGCTCGCGTTGACCCTGCTGGCCTGGACGTTCCTGCCCGCGGCGGTGCGCCGCTGGGATCTCCCGGTCCGTCCCTGA
- a CDS encoding SDR family oxidoreductase has protein sequence MRIVIAGGHGKIALRLERLLAARGDSPVGLIRNPDHADDLRAAGAEPVVVDLETTTVTQLTEKVMGADAVVFAAGAGPGSGAARKGTVDHAAAVLLADAASLAGVRRYLMVSAIGVDEGPPPDADPVWAAYVNAKKAADDDLRSRGEQLDWTILRPGRLTDEPGTGRVRLAPKVERGPVPRDDVAAVLVALLDAPATVGHVLDLVSGDTPISDAVAAVGG, from the coding sequence ATGCGTATCGTCATCGCCGGAGGACACGGCAAGATCGCCCTGCGTCTGGAGCGGCTGCTGGCCGCGCGCGGCGACTCCCCCGTGGGCCTCATCCGCAACCCCGACCATGCCGACGACCTGCGTGCGGCCGGAGCCGAACCCGTGGTCGTCGACCTGGAGACGACCACCGTCACCCAGTTGACCGAGAAGGTGATGGGCGCGGACGCGGTCGTGTTCGCCGCCGGAGCCGGTCCCGGCAGCGGAGCCGCGCGCAAGGGGACCGTGGACCACGCCGCCGCGGTCCTGCTGGCCGACGCGGCCTCGCTGGCGGGGGTGCGCCGCTACCTGATGGTGTCGGCGATCGGGGTGGACGAGGGGCCCCCGCCCGACGCCGACCCGGTGTGGGCGGCCTATGTCAACGCGAAGAAGGCCGCCGACGACGACCTGCGGAGCCGCGGCGAGCAACTGGACTGGACGATTCTGCGCCCGGGGCGGCTGACCGACGAGCCGGGAACCGGGAGGGTCCGGCTCGCGCCCAAGGTGGAGAGGGGACCGGTCCCCCGGGACGACGTCGCCGCGGTGCTCGTGGCCCTACTGGACGCTCCGGCCACCGTCGGCCACGTTCTGGACCTGGTCAGCGGGGACACCCCGATCAGTGACGCGGTGGCCGCCGTCGGCGGTTAG